A genome region from Brooklawnia propionicigenes includes the following:
- the pstB gene encoding phosphate ABC transporter ATP-binding protein PstB — translation MAKRMELKDLNIYYGSFLAVEGVNMVIEPRSVTAFIGPSGCGKSTVLRSLDRMLELTPGGRVEGEVLLDDQNIYAPNVDPVRVRQQVGMVFQQPNPFPTMSIRDNVLAGIKLNARKMPKPQQDEVVERSLKGANLWNEVKDRLNAPGNGLSGGQQQRLCIARAIAIEPEVLLMDEPCSALDPISTLAIEDLIQELKENYTVVIVTHNMQQASRVSDKTGFFNIEGTGKPGHLIEFDYTEKIFTNPAQQDTERYITGQFG, via the coding sequence ATGGCCAAGCGCATGGAGTTGAAGGACCTCAACATCTACTACGGCAGTTTCCTCGCCGTCGAAGGGGTCAACATGGTGATCGAGCCGCGCTCGGTTACCGCATTCATCGGCCCGTCGGGCTGCGGCAAATCGACCGTGCTGCGCAGTCTGGACCGAATGCTGGAACTTACCCCGGGCGGCCGGGTCGAGGGTGAGGTGCTGCTGGACGACCAGAACATCTACGCCCCCAACGTCGATCCGGTGCGGGTGCGCCAGCAGGTCGGCATGGTCTTCCAGCAGCCGAACCCGTTCCCGACGATGAGTATCCGCGACAACGTGCTGGCAGGCATCAAGCTGAACGCGCGCAAGATGCCCAAGCCGCAGCAGGACGAGGTCGTGGAGCGCTCGCTGAAGGGCGCGAACCTGTGGAACGAGGTCAAGGATCGCCTGAATGCCCCGGGCAATGGCCTGTCGGGCGGTCAGCAGCAACGGCTGTGCATCGCGCGCGCGATCGCGATCGAGCCCGAGGTGCTGTTGATGGACGAGCCCTGCTCGGCTCTGGATCCGATCTCGACGCTGGCCATCGAGGACCTGATCCAAGAACTCAAGGAGAATTACACCGTCGTCATCGTGACCCACAACATGCAGCAGGCATCCCGGGTCTCCGACAAGACAGGCTTCTTCAACATCGAGGGCACCGGCAAGCCCGGGCATCTGATCGAGTTCGACTACACCGAGAAGATCTTCACCAACCCGGCTCAGCAGGACACCGAGCGTTACATCACCGGCCAGTTCGGCTGA
- a CDS encoding aspartate aminotransferase family protein gives MSLTAQVITAENLTAPVSAGLTGAELDAAVIAADHARIFHSWSAQAHLPMFSVAGGQGVTLWNHAGESWLDFSSQLVNVNIGYQHPKVVAAIQEQAGVLTTIAPSTANLTRAEAAGKILSHAPACFEKVFFTNAGADANENAMRLARLYTGRDKIISRYRSYHGNTGAAVVASGDWRRVPNEYARGHVHVFGPYLYRSEFWATTPEQECARALHHLERVIQAEGAETIAGILLETVPGTAGIMVPPPGYLAGMRQIADRYGIVLICDEVMAGFGRTGSWFAFEQHDVVPDLITFAKGVNSGYVPAGGVLISSPIAHAFDERVFPGGLTYSGHPLAMAAIIATITAMEDEQIVENAAAVGATVIGPALARLADTNPLVGDVRGTGVFWAAELVSDKQTKEPLPASRMAAIKSACLAKGLIASIADNRVHVVPPCVITTDEAARGMQILTDVLNEEATR, from the coding sequence ATGTCCTTGACAGCGCAGGTGATCACGGCCGAGAATCTGACGGCCCCGGTGAGCGCCGGGTTGACCGGCGCTGAGTTGGACGCCGCGGTCATCGCCGCAGATCACGCCCGGATATTCCACTCATGGTCGGCGCAGGCGCACCTGCCCATGTTCAGCGTGGCCGGAGGCCAGGGCGTCACGCTGTGGAACCATGCGGGCGAAAGCTGGCTGGACTTCTCCAGCCAGCTCGTCAACGTGAACATCGGCTACCAGCACCCCAAGGTCGTCGCGGCGATCCAGGAACAGGCCGGCGTCCTCACCACGATCGCGCCCTCCACGGCCAACCTGACCCGGGCGGAGGCGGCGGGCAAGATCTTGTCGCACGCCCCGGCTTGCTTCGAGAAGGTCTTCTTCACCAACGCCGGCGCGGACGCCAATGAGAACGCGATGCGCCTGGCGCGGCTGTACACCGGACGCGACAAGATCATCTCGCGCTATCGCTCATACCACGGCAACACGGGAGCGGCAGTGGTGGCCAGCGGCGACTGGCGGCGGGTCCCGAACGAGTATGCGCGTGGGCATGTGCACGTCTTCGGCCCCTACCTATATCGCTCGGAATTCTGGGCGACCACTCCCGAGCAGGAGTGCGCCCGGGCGCTGCATCACTTGGAGCGGGTCATCCAGGCGGAGGGGGCGGAGACGATCGCGGGCATCCTGCTCGAGACGGTGCCCGGGACCGCTGGGATCATGGTGCCACCGCCGGGCTACCTCGCCGGCATGCGGCAGATCGCCGACCGCTACGGCATCGTCCTGATCTGCGACGAGGTGATGGCCGGCTTCGGGCGCACCGGCAGCTGGTTCGCCTTCGAGCAGCATGACGTGGTGCCCGACCTCATCACCTTCGCCAAGGGCGTCAACTCCGGGTATGTCCCCGCCGGCGGTGTGCTGATCAGCTCACCGATCGCCCATGCCTTCGACGAGCGGGTCTTCCCCGGCGGGCTCACCTACTCCGGCCACCCGCTGGCAATGGCCGCGATTATCGCGACGATCACCGCGATGGAGGACGAGCAGATCGTCGAGAATGCCGCCGCCGTCGGCGCAACCGTGATCGGGCCGGCATTGGCCCGCCTCGCCGACACCAACCCGCTGGTGGGCGACGTGCGGGGCACGGGCGTGTTCTGGGCGGCAGAGCTGGTCTCGGACAAGCAGACCAAGGAGCCGCTGCCGGCATCGCGAATGGCCGCCATCAAGTCGGCCTGCCTGGCCAAGGGGCTCATCGCGTCGATCGCCGACAACCGCGTCCACGTGGTCCCCCCGTGCGTGATCACGACCGACGAGGCGGCCCGAGGCATGCAGATTCTGACCGATGTGCTGAACGAGGAGGCGACCCGGTGA
- a CDS encoding PLP-dependent aminotransferase family protein, which produces MAQISATQIAAGLEGRSPAQIAAGVARMVNEGVVSPGDRLPIVHDLAPQLGVSTGTVAAAWNTLSALGLVESRGRAGTFVLPTPASWLPPRYRPSRKIDTEVHLDLSTGTPDPSLLPDIREPLMAAAANLEVVQVSSYLAPPVLPQLESLLQDTWPFRAQRITVVNGAMDGLIRTLNQVVRFGDRVAVESPGYPPVFDILDQLGLVRVPIALDHAGATPDSVEAAITAGARAMILQPRAQNPTGVSMTPTRVRELAAIIRARTSGTGNRNRLVIIEDDHSGRIAPVRDMSLGVYLPDRVVHVRSYSKTHGPDLRIAGLGGPAHVVNAIVARRLMGTGWTSRLLQMVLVGMLTNPTSMAIVDQAAQEYAHRRTAMAAALASHGIVVPPGDGLTMWIPVANEDAAMTRLLAAGIRASAGTEFLANPECASDAGGHLRITLGGLRSDFDAVAAIIAKAARN; this is translated from the coding sequence GTGGCCCAGATATCCGCCACCCAGATCGCAGCAGGCCTCGAAGGACGCAGCCCCGCCCAGATCGCCGCCGGCGTCGCCCGCATGGTCAACGAGGGCGTCGTCTCACCCGGCGACCGGCTTCCGATTGTTCACGATCTCGCGCCCCAGCTCGGGGTGAGCACGGGCACCGTTGCGGCGGCATGGAATACGTTATCGGCCCTCGGTCTGGTCGAGTCCAGGGGACGCGCAGGCACCTTCGTGCTGCCCACCCCCGCCAGCTGGCTACCACCGCGCTACCGGCCTAGCCGCAAGATCGACACCGAGGTGCATCTCGATCTGTCGACCGGCACACCCGATCCGTCATTGCTGCCCGACATTCGCGAGCCGCTGATGGCTGCCGCGGCGAATCTGGAGGTCGTTCAGGTGAGCTCCTACCTGGCACCACCAGTGTTGCCCCAGCTCGAATCGCTGCTCCAGGACACCTGGCCGTTCCGGGCTCAGCGCATCACCGTGGTCAACGGCGCGATGGATGGGCTGATCCGCACCCTCAATCAGGTGGTCCGCTTCGGCGACCGCGTCGCGGTCGAGAGCCCCGGCTATCCCCCGGTGTTCGACATCCTCGATCAGCTCGGCCTGGTCCGCGTCCCGATCGCCCTCGACCACGCCGGCGCCACCCCCGATTCGGTCGAAGCAGCGATCACCGCGGGCGCCCGGGCAATGATCCTGCAGCCTCGTGCGCAGAACCCGACCGGCGTATCGATGACGCCGACGCGAGTACGCGAGTTGGCGGCCATCATCCGGGCCCGCACCAGCGGCACCGGCAATCGCAATCGGCTCGTGATCATTGAGGACGATCACAGCGGCCGGATCGCACCGGTTCGCGACATGAGCCTGGGCGTCTACCTGCCCGACCGCGTTGTACACGTCCGCTCGTACTCGAAGACCCATGGTCCCGATCTGCGTATCGCGGGGCTCGGCGGGCCGGCGCACGTCGTGAACGCCATCGTTGCCCGCCGGCTGATGGGCACCGGCTGGACGAGCAGGCTGCTCCAGATGGTGCTCGTGGGCATGCTCACGAACCCCACGAGCATGGCCATCGTGGACCAGGCCGCGCAGGAGTACGCGCACCGCCGCACCGCCATGGCAGCCGCGCTCGCTTCCCACGGGATCGTGGTGCCGCCCGGCGACGGCCTGACCATGTGGATCCCGGTGGCGAACGAGGACGCGGCGATGACGCGACTGCTCGCGGCCGGGATCCGAGCCTCAGCGGGAACGGAGTTCCTCGCGAATCCGGAATGCGCGTCGGATGCGGGCGGGCATCTGCGCATCACGCTCGGCGGGTTGCGCTCGGACTTCGACGCCGTTGCCGCCATCATCGCGAAAGCTGCCCGGAACTGA
- a CDS encoding glycerophosphodiester phosphodiesterase: MTLIWAHARSEQITASNTLEAFRAAIDDGADGLEFDVHQTSDDVLVCAHNDVLEVPGGEKVNIAEATYDDLQKLDVGDETTGVARVPRLEEVFELYAPTDRQLNVEVKNLPHRYPGIAQNVVNHLNRSGMADRIVVSSFDHRVLHEIQQIDRSVAVAALYPDGLLRPWVYLKIVGIPQAHPQYLQLLLPGEITHYQQAGIPVRPWTVDEPEIWQRFIAEGLDGIITNLPASARALRDSESA; this comes from the coding sequence ATGACTCTCATCTGGGCTCACGCCAGGTCGGAACAGATCACCGCATCCAACACGCTTGAGGCTTTCCGCGCCGCGATCGACGACGGCGCCGACGGTCTCGAGTTCGATGTTCACCAGACCAGCGACGATGTGCTGGTCTGCGCCCACAACGACGTCCTGGAGGTCCCGGGAGGCGAGAAAGTCAACATTGCCGAGGCCACCTACGACGACCTGCAGAAGCTGGACGTGGGCGACGAGACCACGGGCGTGGCACGCGTGCCCCGTCTGGAGGAGGTTTTCGAGCTCTACGCTCCCACCGACCGGCAGCTGAACGTCGAGGTCAAGAATCTGCCGCATCGCTATCCGGGGATCGCCCAGAACGTGGTGAACCACCTCAACCGATCGGGCATGGCCGACCGCATTGTCGTCAGCAGCTTCGATCACCGGGTGCTGCACGAGATCCAGCAGATCGACCGTTCGGTCGCCGTCGCGGCGCTCTACCCCGATGGTCTGCTGAGGCCGTGGGTCTACCTGAAGATCGTCGGCATCCCCCAGGCCCATCCGCAATACCTTCAGCTCCTGCTGCCGGGCGAGATCACGCACTACCAGCAGGCCGGTATCCCGGTTCGCCCCTGGACGGTGGACGAACCGGAGATCTGGCAGCGTTTCATCGCTGAAGGTCTCGACGGGATCATCACGAATCTGCCGGCCTCGGCACGGGCACTGCGCGACAGTGAGTCCGCCTGA
- a CDS encoding glycoside hydrolase family 3 N-terminal domain-containing protein, protein MSRSRWTAGLLVLALGLAGCAATPNGSGGTETGSVTPSRTITFSPPSLPASADSAATIDPATQCFAYAQRLSLAQQVGQLYMTVLMAGSDVDQAIAQISASGNGAVILLGNRTSGLAAVQSETQQLQDAAPGGIPLLIATDQEGGLVQKLSGPGFATIPAATEQAQLDNTELRGSWQRWGRELRNAGVNWNLAPVADVVPADQVANNAAIGQLDRGYGSDPEVVGQKVAEVIGGLSDSRVASSAKHFPGLGRVNENTDFAAGHDRVSQLDDADLASFQAAINAGASSVMVSSAIYDQVDPDNPAVFSSTIVTGILRERMGFNGVVTSDDLGAAVAVAGYPVADRGLAFLRAGGDMAVVADSAAAQQMVAATLAAAQADPQFASEVTEKAARVLDLKTDLGLMSCAS, encoded by the coding sequence ATGAGCAGGAGCCGTTGGACGGCTGGATTGCTGGTTCTGGCTCTCGGACTTGCCGGTTGCGCGGCCACCCCGAATGGCTCAGGTGGCACCGAGACCGGTTCGGTCACTCCCAGCCGGACGATCACCTTCTCGCCTCCGAGCCTGCCCGCGTCCGCCGACAGTGCGGCGACGATCGATCCGGCGACGCAGTGCTTCGCGTACGCCCAGCGGCTGAGCCTGGCCCAGCAGGTCGGCCAGCTCTACATGACCGTGCTGATGGCCGGTTCGGATGTCGATCAGGCGATCGCCCAGATCAGCGCCAGCGGCAATGGGGCGGTGATCCTGCTGGGTAATCGCACATCTGGACTGGCCGCTGTTCAGTCGGAGACCCAGCAGCTGCAAGATGCCGCCCCCGGCGGGATCCCGCTGCTGATCGCCACCGACCAGGAGGGCGGCCTGGTGCAGAAGCTCAGCGGGCCCGGTTTCGCCACCATCCCCGCGGCCACCGAGCAGGCGCAGCTGGACAACACCGAGCTGCGCGGCAGCTGGCAGCGCTGGGGGCGCGAGTTGCGCAATGCGGGGGTCAACTGGAATCTGGCGCCGGTGGCCGATGTGGTGCCGGCCGATCAGGTCGCCAACAACGCTGCCATCGGTCAACTCGATCGTGGCTACGGCTCGGACCCTGAGGTGGTCGGCCAGAAGGTCGCCGAGGTCATCGGTGGATTGAGCGATTCACGGGTGGCCAGCAGCGCAAAGCATTTTCCCGGGCTGGGTCGTGTCAATGAGAACACCGATTTCGCGGCCGGGCATGACCGCGTGAGCCAGTTGGACGATGCCGACCTGGCCAGCTTCCAGGCCGCGATCAACGCGGGTGCATCGTCGGTGATGGTTTCGTCGGCGATCTACGATCAGGTCGATCCGGACAATCCGGCGGTCTTCTCGTCCACGATCGTGACCGGGATCCTGCGGGAGCGAATGGGTTTCAACGGGGTCGTCACGTCGGACGATCTGGGGGCGGCGGTCGCGGTCGCTGGTTACCCGGTCGCCGATCGTGGGCTGGCCTTCCTGCGGGCCGGGGGAGACATGGCGGTGGTGGCCGACAGCGCGGCCGCGCAGCAGATGGTTGCCGCCACGCTGGCCGCTGCTCAGGCCGATCCGCAGTTCGCCTCCGAAGTGACCGAGAAGGCGGCCCGGGTGCTGGACCTCAAGACCGACCTCGGGTTGATGAGCTGCGCGTCGTGA
- a CDS encoding mycothione reductase, whose amino-acid sequence MQDNTAAADHVDLCIIGSGSGLSLIDDDINDWQIALIDNGIGPNDAFGGTCLNAGCIPSKMFSFPATYALAPTHAARVDVDLGVQGIDFKAIQARTFGRTDAISASGLAGLIRRENLQVLFGSATFVDDHTVRVGHRQITADRIVIAAGSRPRQVRAPGFDDPYLQAFVYTSESIMRVEELPQRLIILGGGIEAVEFAHIFAAMGSQVSIISRSEPLLRALDSSVAIRVTEELAQRLVLRLNQSVIGLDSDDAGGVVVSTQDAHGIEYTYQADAVLTCVGRIPNGDQLRVDKAGISLDEKGFIPVDQYLRTSVPHIWALGDVCSPQMLKHLANAQARLVKRNLLAERAGRPLEARDERFVPQGIFTEPQVASVGATEEQLQESGVDYVVHVQEYASVAYGWAMNDIDHFVKLLADPTGEHLLGAHIVGPDATILIQPLVQAMNLNQTISDVAKGQYWIHPALTEVVENALLGVLRVAAEQSAAL is encoded by the coding sequence ATGCAAGACAACACAGCTGCCGCGGACCATGTCGATCTGTGCATCATCGGGTCGGGCTCGGGTCTGTCGTTGATCGATGACGACATCAACGACTGGCAGATCGCACTGATCGACAACGGCATCGGTCCCAACGACGCGTTCGGCGGCACCTGCCTGAACGCCGGCTGCATTCCCAGCAAGATGTTCTCGTTTCCGGCCACCTACGCTCTGGCGCCGACTCACGCGGCACGCGTCGATGTCGATCTGGGTGTTCAGGGGATCGACTTCAAGGCCATCCAGGCCCGCACGTTCGGCCGCACCGACGCCATCTCGGCGTCCGGGCTGGCCGGGTTGATCAGGCGTGAGAACCTGCAGGTGCTGTTCGGTTCGGCGACGTTCGTGGACGATCACACCGTGCGTGTCGGACACCGGCAGATCACCGCGGACCGTATCGTCATCGCCGCCGGATCGCGGCCACGCCAGGTCCGGGCGCCCGGCTTCGACGACCCTTATCTGCAGGCCTTCGTCTACACGTCGGAATCGATCATGCGAGTCGAGGAACTGCCGCAGCGCCTGATCATTCTCGGCGGCGGTATCGAGGCCGTCGAGTTCGCGCACATCTTCGCCGCGATGGGCTCACAGGTTTCGATCATCTCCCGCAGCGAGCCGCTGCTGCGGGCCCTCGACAGCTCGGTCGCCATCCGGGTCACCGAAGAACTCGCCCAGCGGCTGGTGCTGCGGCTCAACCAGAGCGTGATCGGGCTGGACTCGGACGATGCCGGGGGCGTGGTGGTCAGCACCCAGGATGCCCACGGCATCGAATACACCTACCAAGCAGATGCGGTGCTGACCTGCGTCGGGCGCATCCCCAATGGCGATCAATTGCGCGTTGACAAGGCCGGTATCTCGCTCGACGAGAAAGGCTTCATCCCCGTGGACCAGTATCTGCGCACCTCGGTGCCGCACATCTGGGCGCTCGGGGATGTCTGCTCGCCGCAGATGCTCAAGCATCTGGCGAATGCGCAGGCCCGGCTGGTAAAGCGCAATCTGCTCGCCGAACGGGCCGGGCGTCCACTGGAGGCCCGTGACGAGCGTTTCGTGCCGCAGGGAATCTTCACCGAACCGCAGGTCGCCTCCGTCGGGGCCACCGAGGAGCAGCTCCAGGAATCCGGCGTCGACTACGTTGTTCACGTTCAGGAGTACGCCTCGGTCGCCTACGGCTGGGCCATGAACGATATCGATCACTTCGTCAAGCTGCTCGCCGATCCCACCGGTGAACATCTGCTCGGCGCCCACATCGTCGGGCCGGACGCCACGATCTTGATTCAGCCGCTGGTGCAGGCGATGAACCTCAATCAGACGATCAGTGACGTGGCCAAGGGCCAGTACTGGATTCACCCGGCGCTGACAGAAGTGGTCGAGAACGCCCTGCTGGGCGTGCTGCGGGTAGCCGCCGAACAGAGCGCAGCGCTATGA
- a CDS encoding histidine phosphatase family protein, with amino-acid sequence MQPSQTDSSPAAQVHVVRHGEVFNPTGILYGLLPGYHLSDTGRAMANRLAEYFAPIELEQLRSSPLERAQETLAPIAATHPQLPVRIDDRLIEADNKLAGQVFGKHNVAIFDPRNWRYFVNPLRPSWGEPYVVLAARMLDAIADTASELSPTGQAVLVSHQLPIWIARRAAEGRPLAHDPRKRQCTLASVTTFRFTDGHLSGVTYAEPARDLLRENGNKAFSSGH; translated from the coding sequence GTGCAACCCAGCCAGACAGACTCCAGTCCAGCAGCCCAGGTGCACGTCGTGCGCCATGGCGAGGTGTTCAACCCGACCGGCATCCTTTACGGACTGCTGCCCGGCTATCACCTCTCCGATACCGGCAGGGCCATGGCGAACCGACTGGCCGAGTACTTCGCCCCCATCGAACTTGAGCAGTTGCGCTCCTCACCGCTCGAACGTGCCCAGGAGACCCTTGCACCGATCGCAGCGACCCATCCCCAACTCCCGGTCCGCATCGATGACCGGCTGATCGAGGCCGACAACAAACTGGCTGGCCAGGTCTTCGGGAAGCACAACGTGGCGATCTTCGACCCCCGCAACTGGCGCTATTTCGTCAATCCGCTGCGCCCATCGTGGGGAGAACCCTATGTCGTGCTTGCCGCTCGGATGCTCGATGCGATCGCCGACACCGCGAGCGAGCTGAGCCCAACCGGGCAGGCCGTGCTGGTCAGCCATCAACTGCCGATCTGGATCGCGCGGCGCGCGGCTGAGGGACGCCCGCTCGCTCACGATCCCCGCAAGCGGCAGTGCACCCTGGCCAGCGTGACAACCTTCCGATTCACCGACGGCCACTTGAGCGGGGTGACCTACGCCGAACCGGCGCGCGACCTGCTGAGAGAAAACGGTAACAAGGCGTTTTCGTCCGGCCACTGA
- a CDS encoding uroporphyrinogen-III synthase produces MSEQRSTLALADCDPAVLTASRHPARVIPGYVIFVGVGLGGPLRLTLAGLKAIEEADVIVLNPGVDEGLLDEPEITTPDRAVTVVADDHPDLDKITTLVQSGLSVVWLLAGDPLMDAEAASYTSELRANGCRIDMVPGLSRLSLAITSTGITPGPGFRLWSGSAAMSGDGESFVALLPDQQADDIIAHAEQIGLPADTRALVVSDYATSAQKTTPTVLGELADVLNAVQDRPSAVIIGPAAVRDPSLNWFESKPLFGWHVLVPRTKGLSGAMERRLEHHGAVPVQIPTISVEPPRNPQPMERAIQGLVDGRYQWIIFNSAQAVRAVTERLVGLGLDSRAFSGLRIAAVGADTVTALRGWGITPDLVPEGEARSEALASEFPIFDDLLDPINRIFIPRADVSVDSLVQSMNELGWEVDDVVAYRTVRAAPPAAEIRDAIKAGRFDAVVFSSASTVRNMVGIAGKPHVDTIIAAIGPATVAACEEANLRVDVVASQPNQADLVDALAAFAVKRAEQLGARGEPVRKPSLQRPRRRNK; encoded by the coding sequence GTGAGTGAGCAGCGATCAACACTGGCGCTTGCCGATTGTGATCCGGCCGTCCTGACGGCCAGCCGCCATCCGGCCCGGGTCATCCCCGGCTATGTGATTTTCGTCGGGGTTGGACTGGGCGGTCCGCTGCGGCTGACGCTGGCCGGTCTGAAGGCCATTGAGGAAGCCGATGTCATCGTCCTCAATCCCGGCGTGGACGAGGGACTGCTGGACGAACCCGAAATCACCACTCCGGACCGGGCGGTGACGGTCGTCGCCGACGATCATCCCGACCTGGACAAGATCACCACGCTCGTCCAATCCGGGCTGAGCGTGGTCTGGCTGTTGGCCGGCGACCCCTTGATGGACGCCGAGGCAGCGTCTTACACCTCCGAACTCAGGGCCAACGGCTGTCGTATCGACATGGTGCCGGGCCTGTCCAGGCTCAGTCTCGCGATCACGTCGACCGGCATCACGCCGGGACCGGGTTTCCGGCTGTGGTCCGGATCGGCAGCGATGTCCGGCGATGGTGAGTCGTTCGTGGCGTTGCTCCCCGATCAGCAGGCCGACGACATCATCGCTCACGCCGAGCAGATCGGACTGCCGGCCGACACCCGCGCCCTGGTGGTCTCCGACTACGCCACCAGCGCTCAGAAGACCACTCCGACGGTTCTCGGTGAGCTGGCCGACGTGCTGAACGCCGTCCAGGATCGCCCGTCCGCCGTGATCATCGGTCCCGCTGCCGTACGCGATCCCAGCCTGAACTGGTTCGAATCCAAACCCCTGTTCGGCTGGCATGTGCTGGTTCCGCGCACCAAGGGGCTGTCGGGGGCCATGGAACGCCGCCTGGAGCACCACGGTGCGGTGCCGGTGCAGATACCGACGATCTCGGTGGAGCCACCGCGCAACCCGCAGCCGATGGAACGCGCCATCCAGGGTCTGGTCGACGGCCGCTACCAGTGGATCATTTTCAACTCCGCGCAGGCGGTGCGCGCTGTCACCGAACGGCTGGTCGGGCTCGGGCTCGATTCGCGTGCCTTCTCCGGTCTGCGCATCGCGGCCGTCGGCGCCGACACCGTGACCGCGCTTCGCGGCTGGGGTATCACCCCCGATCTGGTGCCCGAGGGCGAGGCGCGCAGCGAAGCACTCGCCTCAGAATTTCCGATCTTCGACGATCTGCTCGACCCCATCAACCGCATCTTCATCCCCCGTGCCGATGTCTCGGTCGACTCGCTGGTACAGAGCATGAACGAACTGGGCTGGGAGGTCGACGATGTGGTCGCCTACCGCACGGTTCGCGCCGCGCCGCCGGCCGCCGAGATCCGCGATGCCATCAAGGCCGGACGATTCGACGCCGTGGTCTTCAGTTCTGCCTCGACCGTGCGGAATATGGTCGGCATCGCCGGCAAACCGCATGTCGACACCATCATCGCGGCGATCGGCCCGGCCACTGTCGCCGCCTGCGAGGAGGCGAATCTGCGGGTGGATGTGGTCGCCTCGCAGCCGAACCAGGCCGATCTCGTGGACGCTCTGGCGGCATTCGCCGTCAAACGGGCCGAGCAGCTCGGCGCCCGCGGTGAACCGGTCCGCAAGCCCTCCCTGCAGCGGCCCAGAAGACGAAACAAGTAG
- a CDS encoding 30S ribosomal protein bS22, producing MGSVIKKRRKRMAKKKHRKLLKKTRIQRRRAGR from the coding sequence GTGGGATCGGTCATCAAGAAGCGCCGCAAGAGGATGGCGAAGAAGAAGCATCGCAAGCTGCTGAAGAAGACGCGCATCCAGCGCCGCAGGGCAGGCCGCTAA
- the proC gene encoding pyrroline-5-carboxylate reductase has translation MPSRSPNSLRQTEADMTGRTTADVVVVGGGVMGTAIASGLVADGWTRVRVVEPSADRRAELASVAGLQVVASATEITGTPEVIAVVVKPKIAAAACQQIAPLIGEQTLVMSMCAGVPLGLLAEHLPGGTPVVRVMPNTPAQVGAGMSALSPNETVSPQQLDLATSLMQAVGETMIVPESLQDAVTAVSGSGPAYVFYLAEALTEAGVQVGLTRQQADKLARQMIIGSARLLAAGEHPTVLRERVTSPGGTTAAGIRALDAHATRAAVSDAVWAAYRRSRGE, from the coding sequence ATGCCATCCAGATCGCCGAACTCGTTGCGGCAGACCGAGGCTGACATGACGGGTCGCACGACAGCAGATGTCGTTGTCGTCGGAGGCGGCGTGATGGGCACCGCGATCGCTTCCGGCCTGGTCGCCGACGGCTGGACGAGAGTCCGGGTCGTCGAGCCGAGCGCAGATCGTCGCGCCGAACTGGCCTCGGTCGCCGGTCTGCAGGTGGTGGCCTCCGCCACTGAGATCACCGGCACTCCCGAGGTGATCGCGGTCGTCGTCAAGCCGAAGATCGCAGCCGCCGCCTGCCAGCAGATCGCACCGCTGATCGGTGAGCAGACGCTGGTGATGTCGATGTGCGCGGGCGTCCCGCTCGGCCTGCTCGCCGAACATCTGCCCGGGGGCACCCCGGTCGTCCGGGTCATGCCGAATACCCCTGCGCAGGTCGGGGCGGGCATGTCTGCGCTGTCGCCCAACGAGACGGTCAGCCCACAGCAGCTCGATCTGGCCACCAGCCTGATGCAGGCGGTCGGGGAGACCATGATCGTCCCCGAGTCGCTGCAAGACGCCGTGACAGCAGTCAGCGGCTCCGGCCCTGCCTATGTCTTCTATCTTGCCGAGGCGCTGACCGAGGCCGGGGTCCAGGTCGGGCTGACCCGTCAGCAGGCCGACAAACTGGCTCGCCAGATGATCATTGGTTCGGCTCGGCTGCTCGCTGCCGGAGAGCATCCGACGGTGCTCCGGGAGCGGGTCACCTCACCCGGCGGCACCACCGCCGCGGGCATCCGCGCGCTCGACGCGCACGCCACTCGGGCCGCTGTCAGCGACGCGGTGTGGGCCGCCTACCGGCGCAGCCGTGGGGAATGA